The Mobula birostris isolate sMobBir1 chromosome 11, sMobBir1.hap1, whole genome shotgun sequence genome has a segment encoding these proteins:
- the LOC140205545 gene encoding leucine-rich repeat-containing protein 4C-like, with translation MLNKMTLHPQQMMIGPKFNRAILDPLFVLLLALQLLVVAGLVRAQTCPSVCSCSNQFSKVICTRRNLREVPDSISINTRYLNLQENRVQVIKADSFKHLRHLEILQLSKNHIRQIEVGAFNGLTNLNTLELFDNRLSTIPSGAFEYLSKLKELWLRNNPIESIQSYAFSRIPSLRRLDLGELKRLEYISDRAFEGLSNLRYLNLGMCNLREIPNLMPLIKLEELELSGNRLSLIRPGSFQGLTNLQKLWMMHAQIQVIERNAFDDLQSLIELNLAHNNLTLLPHDLFTPLHHLERVHLHHNPWNCNCDILWLSWWLKEIVPSNTTCCARCHAPPSLKGNYIGELDQNKFNCYAPVIVEAPTDLNLTEGMAAELKCRASTSMTSVSWITPNGTIMTHGAYKVRISVLNDGTLNFTNVTAEDTGLYTCLVSNSAGNTTASATLNVTATENSTFTYFTTVTVETMEPSVQVHTTDDKFRPTPFSEWDTTFVTTSLTPRSTKSTEKTITVAITDAGENLIPGLDEVMKTTKIIIGCFVAITLMAAVMLIIFYKMRKQHHHQNHHAPTRTIEIINAEDDITGSTAVESHLTMPTIEHEYINHYNSYKAPFNHTTTVNTINSLHSSVHEPLLMPMNSKDNVQETQI, from the coding sequence ATGTTGAACAAGATGACATTGCATCCACAGCAGATGATGATAGGTCCAAAGTTTAACAGGGCGATACTCGACCCTTTATTTGTGCTGCTGTTGGCTCTACAACTTCTTGTAGTGGCTGGTTTGGTTAGAGCGCAGACTTGCCCTTCCGTGTGCTCCTGTAGCAACCAATTCAGTAAAGTGATCTGTACGCGACGGAACTTGAGAGAAGTGCCGGATAGCATCTCCATTAACACACGCTACCTGAACCTGCAAGAGAACAGAGTCCAAGTAATCAAAGCTGACAGCTTCAAGCACTTAAGGCACCTGGAGATTCTGCAGTTAAGTAAGAACCACATCCGGCAGATTGAGGTTGGAGCCTTCAATGGCCTGACAAATCTCAACACCCTGGAGCTATTTGACAACCGCCTTTCCACCATCCCCAGCGGAGCTTTTgagtacctatccaaactgaAAGAGCTGTGGTTGAGGAATAATCCCATTGAAAGTATACAATCGTATGCTTTCAGTCGAATTCCTTCTCTAAGGAGATTAGATTTAGGTGAGCTGAAAAGACTTGAATATATTTCAGACAGAGCCTTTGAAGGTTTGTCAAATCTAAGATATCTGAACCTTGGTATGTGTAATCTTCGGGAAATCCCAAACCTCATGCCTCTGATAAAATTGGAGGAACTGGAACTATCAGGGAATCGGCTTTCATTAATCCGACCGGGCTCCTTTCAGGGTTTAACTAACCTGCAGAAACTGTGGATGATGCATGCTCAGATCCAGGTGATTGAGAGGAATGCCTTTGATGACCTTCAGTCACTAATAGAGCTTAACTTGGCACACAATAACCTGACTCTGCTGCCTCATGACCTCTTCACACCCCTTCATCATCTAGAGCGGGTCCACTTGCATCACAACCCATGGAACTGCAATTGCGATATCTTGTGGCTGAGCTGGTGGCTGAAGGAGATTGTACCCTCCAACACAACATGTTGCGCTCGTTGTCACGCTCCCCCTAGTTTAAAAGGGAATTACATTGGAGAACTGGACCAGAACAAATTCAACTGCTATGCTCCAGTAATTGTAGAGGCTCCCACTGATCTCAATCTGACCGAGGGAATGGCTGCAGAGTTGAAATGTCGAGCCTCAACCTCCATGACCTCAGTGAGTTGGATTACTCCCAATGGCACAATTATGACTCATGGAGCATATAAAGTTCGTATTTCCGTGCTGAACGATGGCACGTTAAATTTCACAAATGTGACTGCGGAGGACACGGGATTGTATACATGTCTGGTGAGCAACTCTGCAGGAAATACAACAGCTTCAGCCACTCTGAATGTGACTGCTACAGAAAACAGCACTTTCACTTATTTTACAACTGTTACAgtggagactatggagccatctGTACAGGTGCACACGACGGATGATAAATTTAGGCCTACACCTTTCAGTGAGTGGGATACAACATTTGTAACGACCTCCTTGACTCCTCGGAGCACAAAGTCAACAGAAAAGACAATCACTGTTGCTATTACAGATGCAGGAGAAAATCTCATACCTGGCTTGGATGAGGTGATGAAAACTACAAAGATTATTATTGGTTGCTTTGTTGCCATCACACTAATGGCGGCAGTGATGTTAATCATTTTTTACAAAATGCGCAAACAGCATCACCACCAGAATCACCATGCTCCCACCAGGACCATCGAGATCATCAATGCAGAAGATGACATCACAGGAAGTACTGCTGTGGAGAGTCACCTGACCATGCCCACGATAGAGCATGAGTATATAAACCATTATAACTCTTATAAAGCTCCTTTCAACCACACTACCACAGTAAACACAATTAACTCACTACACAGCTCTGTGCATGAACCATTATTGATGCCAATGAACTCTAAGGACAATGTGCAAGAGACACAAATATGA